Below is a window of Candidatus Poribacteria bacterium DNA.
AGTGTTTCCAGATGTCCGGTGTGGATGTCTACAAGATGAAATCCATTATCCACCAGTGAGTAAAAGAGGATCTTCTCCTCCCCAGGAAACCAGCTCAGGCCAGTGACACCCATACTTTCCGTTAGTCTTCGGTATCTCCCCGTAAGGGAGTTCATGAGATACAGATCGTGGTTTCGATTCCAAGCTATCATCTTGCCGTTAGGCGACCACTTTGGAAAGGTATCTAGCAGGGAATTGTGTGTTAATCGCCTCTGCTCCTTCGTCTCCAGGTCTATGACGTATATCTCCCAGTTTCCATCCCTTTTGGAGGAGAAGGCGATCTTCCTCCCGTCGGGAGACCAGTTGGGATAGGCATCAAGGGCGGGGAAATTCGTGAGGTTAACCGGTTTGCCATCTAGGCTTTCCATCATGTAGATGTCGCAATTCCTTTCATCGAATGATTCGAAGGCCAGCTTAACGTTTGGCAATTCA
It encodes the following:
- a CDS encoding PD40 domain-containing protein, with the translated sequence MFAIIFSLLFMISSPVELPNVKLAFESFDERNCDIYMMESLDGKPVNLTNFPALDAYPNWSPDGRKIAFSSKRDGNWEIYVIDLETKEQRRLTHNSLLDTFPKWSPNGKMIAWNRNHDLYLMNSLTGRYRRLTESMGVTGLSWFPGEEKILFYSLVDNGFHLVDIHTGHLETLPKPPHSKSIYGFSISPDGRKLVCASNHEVLKGSALYGLYMMDLISGEFKRLIRDPDGNCTFPCWSPDGRFIFFTSDNKGKNLDGVDIWIMTPEGEVVRRLKLEKANYAPDVFDPRYAYHSVSPGVNLKEMLWGMIKGRR